A stretch of Eleutherodactylus coqui strain aEleCoq1 chromosome 9, aEleCoq1.hap1, whole genome shotgun sequence DNA encodes these proteins:
- the RBM22 gene encoding LOW QUALITY PROTEIN: pre-mRNA-splicing factor RBM22 (The sequence of the model RefSeq protein was modified relative to this genomic sequence to represent the inferred CDS: inserted 2 bases in 1 codon; deleted 2 bases in 2 codons), which translates to MATSLGSNTYNRQNWEDADFPILCQTCLGENPYIRMTKEKYGKECKICARPFTVFRWCPGVRMRFKKTEVCQTCSKLKNVCQTCLLDLEYGLPIQVRDAGISFKDDMPRSDVNKEYYTQNMEREISNSDGTRPVGGLGKATSSSDMLLKLARTTPYYKRNRPHICSFWVKGECKRGEECPYRHEKPTDPDDPLADQNIKDRYYGINDPVADKLLKRASTMPRLDPPEDKTITTLYVGGLGDNISESELRNHFYQFGEIRTITVVQRQQCAFIQFATRQSAEMAAEKSFNKLIVNGRRLNVKWGRSQAARGKEREREGITDTGLKLEPVPGLPGVLPPPPTEEESSANYFNLPPNGSTALVNIALPPXPGLSAPPPGFSPHMFPPMAPPPFLRAPGHIHYPSQDPQRMGAHTGKPSSA; encoded by the exons GACTTTCCAATTCTTTGTCAAACATGTCTGGGAGAAAATCCTTACATCAGGATG ACCAAAGAAAAATATGGCAAAGAATGTAAG ATATGTGCCCGTCCTTTCACAGTATTCCGATGGTGCCCGGGGGTGCGAATGCGCTTTAAGAAAACAGAAGTATGTCAAACTTGTAGCAAGTTGAAGAATGTCTGCCAGACCTGCCTTTTAGACCTGGAGTACG GTCTTCCGATTCAAGTGCGTGATGCAGGGATTTCCTTTAAGGACGATATGCCTAGATCTGATGTAAATAAAGAATACTACACACAGAACATGGAGAGAGAA atcTCGAATTCTGATGGAACCCGGCCGGTCGGAGGTCTGGGGAAAGCCACATCCAGCAGCGACATGCTCCTCAAATTGGCTCGTACCACTCCATACTACAAACGAAACCGTCCCCACATTTGCTCTTTCTGGGTAAAAGGAGAATGTAAAAGAGGAGAAGAATGTCCTTACAG ACACGAGAAGCCAACAGACCCCGATGACCCGCTTGCAGATCAGAATATCAAGGATCGTTACTATGGTATTAATGACCCCGTAGCAGACAAGCTCTTGAAAAGGGCCTCAACAATGCCACGCTTGGACCCCCCGGAGGACAAAACCATTACTACCCTGTATGTGGGAGGGCTGGGCGACAATATCAGCGAATCAGAGCTTAG aaaTCACTTTTACCAATTTGGCGAGATCCGAACAATCACCGTAGTTCAGCGGCAGCAGTGCGCCTTCATTCAGTTTGCC ACGAGACAGTCGGCTGAAATGGCAGCAGAGAAG TCATTTAATAAGCTGATTGTTAACGGCCGTCGCCTCAATGTCAAGTGGGGAAG ATCTCAGGCAGCTAGAGGGAAAGAAAGGGAGCGAGAAGGCATTACCGATACGGGATTGAAACTTGAACCTGTTCCAGGACTACCTGGAG TTTTGCCACCTCCACCTACTGAAGAAGAGTCTTCGGCAAACTATTTCAACCTTCCTCCAAATGGATCGACTGCTTTGGTGAACATTGCGCTGCCGCC CCCCGGATTGTCTGCACCGCCTCCAG GATTTAGCCCACACATGTTTCCTCCGATGGCTCCACCACCCTTCCTCCGCGCTCCTGGGCATATTCATTACCCGTCACAAGATCCCCAGCGCATGGGAGCGCATACAGGCAAGCCGAGCAGTGCCTGA